The nucleotide sequence aattaataattctgtaACAACTGTTCCCTAtgcatatttagaatttttaaaacaataaataaacattaaatagttttgattctaaaatacttttttcagtTTGCggctcttatattatttaaacatgccatttcatcaaaaaaattttaatctgaGTGTTCGATCCAAAAGAAGGCGGGTAGcagaagaattaaaaaatagtgtTCCAATAAATTTGGTTGACCCTGTTTTGTCAACATCTAGTACATCGGATAATGTCACTACCACTTcacatttaaattctaattcagacaatatattatttttactatccaACCAACCAACCCAAAATTCCAGTAATCAATTAAATGCAAGTCATATAATTATTCATCATGATTTAAATGATAGTCAAATCATACCAAATAACTTAAGCATGTATCATtctgaaaaacataataaatctcatttaattgatgaaaatataaattttgaaccATCAGACCTGCCATCTGatgatattaaatgtttaattaaaaaatgggccatagaatttaatatacctCAAATTGCcttaaatatgttattgaagattttaaaacgacataaatgttttattgattcTTTACCTCTTGACTCCAGAACTTtgatgcaaaataataataaacatttgggtatttctaaattaaaaactatagaaccAGGTTCTTACTACCATTTTGGTATTgaaaatggtataaaattaaatatggttGATAATGTTAGAAATGCATCTGTTATTGAAATTGCTGTAGGGATTGATGGTTTACCGTTATACAAATCGAGTTCTGACCAATTTTGGCCAATTCTTGCCTACATTCGTCCAAATGGTCGTGTCTTTCCGGTAGGAATTTATCATGGGAAAGATAAACCGTCAGATAGCAACAAATTTATCTTAGATTTTGTTGAAGAAGCTAAATTATTAATGCAAAATGGTGTTAAAATAAAcggaaaaatgtatgatttccGTGTTAGTGTATTATGTTGCGACGCCCCCGCAAAATCGTATGTTTTAAGGACTAAAGGTCATTCTGGTTTTTCTTCATGCTCCAGGTGTGAACACGAAGGAGAATACATTCAAAATAGAGTTTGTTTTCCATACTTAAAACCAGAAAGATGTCCCCCCAAACGTActcatcaaaattatataatacggtTAAATGAGGatcatcatattaaaaataattcaataattgctACATTGCCTAATTTTGATGTTGTTTATGGGTTTTCTATGGACTATCTCCATTTAGTTTGTCTAGGTACAGTCcgtaaactaattaatttatggATCAAAGGCCCAATTAAAGTGCGTTATCCTTCATGGAAGATAAATGAAATGTCGattttaatgaacaatttaaaaattaatatcccTTGTGAAATTGCCCGTAAAACTAGAGGTTTTGATCAAGTTAATAGGTGGAAGGCCACAGAATTCCGTACTTTTTTGTTGTATGTAGGTGCTATAGTTACAAAACCAGTTATATCTGATTCTCATTGGAAACATTTTCTCAATTTAAGTATATCTATGATCATATTACTAAGCCCAGATTTCagtgaatatataaattatgctcGTAAATTATTAGAATCTTTTGTTGAAAACTTTCAAATCTTATATGGtagttatttaatttcacataatatacatggCTTAACACATATATGTGATGATTACATTAATTTTGGTCAACTAGATCAATGTTCAACCTTTCCATTTGAAAACTATATGGGTACTTTGAAAAGAATGTTGAGAAAACCAGATAAGCCACtggaacaaattattaatagatataatgaaaTGGCTTCAATCCCTTATAATACAgagaaaaaagatttttatttttccgggCCCCATAATAAAGGTCCATTATTGGATAGTGCAACTACTATAAATTCACAATTCACCACTTATAAATGCGATAGGTTTACACTTAAAACGCATATTGAAGCAGATTCTTATGTTTTAaccaaatataacaatatagttaaagtttttaacattattcaaGTTGGAAATGAAAATgaagctattataatatgtaaacaatttataaatcctTTCCccttatttaaaaaaccaattgaGTCAacacgtttaaatatttatgtggttaataaattaaatgatgaattaattttatttaatattaaagatataaaaaaaaaagtttgtgttTTCCCTTctggtgaaaatttaattgtttttccattattacattcttgttataaataataagtgcaGTTCTAAACTCTGTAAAatctagatacatttttaaactataaaatatgttaaactctaaaatgtaatttgaattatataattattatttattattataaattatatatatgtatacaatacactTCAACcagtttaatacttttaattatattatacaattataataaaaatactctgtatcttttttttttttttttatttatttgcttattattctttgtaaaataaatatttagaagttAATAAAGGGTTTTGTTAATCGAATACGGGCTAAATAATCCATCAATCCCTTTACCCAATCTCATTCAAATGAACTATActactaaaattgttttagatAACTATATCATAcatcagtggttttcaaccttaTTTGGATCGCAACCCcctccaatttttatttttttgtaatgcgacacccttaaaaaaataacgctgttttattcatcaaaatttgattaattattgataaaatatttatatggtatacaattttgattaatttataatacaacattattttaaaacgtattgttAAGCATTCAcagtaaatttaagtataaaatacatcaataaaattttaacaatgtaCGATTTAACTTGTTATTAATGTGTTAATGGGATACTTGAGCTAAGATTACACACACTCCTTGGcatgttattgtataaatatagaaaaaaaaatttctttattttatttttaaataatatggaaaaatcattttatctattatttttgacaACCTCTAAACCTATCATTTGTGACCACCAAAATGAAAACCACTACCATACATGAGGAAACCTTcaattatatctttaatatgatatttataggtAATGAGAAACACATTTTAAGGTGTGTTACATTCAGATATTAAAGgggatattaatgaaatattataatttgtaatatgtaataatgttatattgatatgtataaacttaatcacctattcatttttataatagatataattccATGATGTGGtcagtaattatttttgaaaatgataacTCTATTGAAGCAGTTCCATCAGTTTGGTATCGTAAAAATACATGCGCGTggccaaaaaaaaatcaaaaaaaatatattgaaaaacaagTTATACCAAACaaaacagatttttattttttaagagctCGTAAAATTGGGAAAGATGTTGGTAAGAACTTAGtagtagataatttaaaatagcaaaaattaaaatgtaattagtatgaaacaaacatttattatataataatttaattatacacaggCTATCActgttttatagatattagatacaattttaaattttttctagaaaattatCTTGATGCTAGAAATAGAGCAAAAAAAGGAGAAAATACATCAAACTTATCTGACAATGTTGATGAAAGTGTGAAAAAACGaagaaaattaaagaaaatattttcaaataagaaaGATAATTGCATGTGGAGTCCTTCTACTCTCACTCGTGAGTAtcagtattacataataatatattacaaattttaatgttttcattttatttaaaacattattttcatatatttgctcatgtaattgtatatattgtaatatactagctagcattaaaattattttgttttcagatTCATCATCTGATGATACTGATAATGATGAAGTACATATGCCAAATATATCTTCATCAGTTCCTTCAGGTAAAAATACTTTGTAATATTGTacgttattgttataaatgtatgcaaaaATAAAGACATGTAGTCATtgatttgtgaataatatattatgtaaaaataagtattactttaaaatagatGAATCATATTCTTATAGATAAGTTgtgcttattttttattttttttttgtcatacaacaataatttaaaataatattgtagatgATTTAGTATTCAAATATGTTATAGGAATCGAAAAGACAAGTCTAGGCGAATCATCGAAAAGAAAACTTAATTTTGATGAATCACCACcacttattattcataattatcaatCAAATAATAGTCAAACAAACTTTAATATAATGTCAGAGCCTATTGAGTTTCAATCTGCATCTgttgacaataatatagtagtagctgctggtaaaattttattttattttaatttattatatacttattgcaTATCTAGGtttatacgaaaaaatattttctgtgaactgaaaaaatattttctgtgaaCTTGTGATTAATTtgcatcttttatttttaaagataacacCGATGTTAGTCAAAATGTTGAAGACAtagtaaataacattattagaaCGACGGCTTCACCTTTTAAAGtgacaaatattaatgatacaacGACAATAGAAATAACTGAACCGTATATTCCACTGCCATTGACACCAGCTGGTTTGCAATCTTTTACAAGTGATTCATTAATTGGTAAGTACCAATgtgttgaatttataaaaattataattaaaaaaatgggtaaaaaaatattttttgcagataaagtaaacaaaattaatcgtACAACCTTAAACACATggtatgaaataaaatcaatgaatgaaaaaatcgaaaaattggagaataatttatttatgattagtaATAACCGTATGCAACTACATATTGATGACAATTCTTTTGAATCTATGAATACATTTGAAGTTATGATGTCTGTTTTACCCATAGTAAATGAAGAAAGTCTAACAACATTTGAAAACAatcttttagataataattttaaaaaaaaaatagtaagttttagtgtttaaaaatgtatcactattataactataattatattttaaaattaataaaatgctttCTTTAGGTGTGTGAGTTATCGCGTTTAGTAAGGAGTACTATTCAAAGTACTACTCGTGctatattaagatatttatttgatgattcATTTTTACAAAGCTATAGTTACAAGgggcaaaaacaaaaaaaagtattttcaacTTTAGCCCTTTGTTCAGTGATTTTTggtatgtatgttttttattataatgtaaggtTAACCatcaataatcaaatttatgtgTAATAGATTACAAATTTTctaagatttataattttttctaagattttcatttattatatcacTTATTTCCAAACTATGAAAAATAGTCATTTGAGCTGTCTTACAATCTACCTTACAACAATCTATTACTATaaga is from Rhopalosiphum padi isolate XX-2018 unplaced genomic scaffold, ASM2088224v1 scaffold1, whole genome shotgun sequence and encodes:
- the LOC132931242 gene encoding homeobox-like protein HDP1, which translates into the protein MMWSVIIFENDNSIEAVPSVWYRKNTCAWPKKNQKKYIEKQVIPNKTDFYFLRARKIGKDVENYLDARNRAKKGENTSNLSDNVDESVKKRRKLKKIFSNKKDNCMWSPSTLTHSSSDDTDNDEVHMPNISSSVPSGIEKTSLGESSKRKLNFDESPPLIIHNYQSNNSQTNFNIMSEPIEFQSASVDNNIVVAADNTDVSQNVEDIVNNIIRTTASPFKVTNINDTTTIEITEPYIPLPLTPAGLQSFTSDSLIDKVNKINRTTLNTWYEIKSMNEKIEKLENNLFMISNNRMQLHIDDNSFESMNTFEVMMSVLPIVNEESLTTFENNLLDNNFKKKIVCELSRLVRSTIQSTTRAILRYLFDDSFLQSYSYKGQKQKKVFSTLALCSVIFESIKSIGKFKNYNTIDVEQSIKIFIAGAKFREQSKLKTNRHNHAESNQTI